Proteins co-encoded in one Nonlabens agnitus genomic window:
- a CDS encoding FKBP-type peptidyl-prolyl cis-trans isomerase, protein MSQVQANDTVKVHYTGKLKNDGRVFDTSENREPLEAKLGQNQLIPGFEKGLTGMKVNEKKTIEIPMAEAYGDVQKELFHKVERNQLPEEIKPEVGMGLMAKNPDGSERQLRVADVKDDFIIVDANHPLAGQDLVFELEVVGIN, encoded by the coding sequence ATGAGTCAAGTACAAGCAAACGATACGGTAAAAGTTCATTACACGGGTAAATTGAAAAATGACGGTCGTGTTTTTGATACATCAGAAAATAGAGAACCTTTAGAAGCAAAATTGGGCCAGAACCAATTGATTCCAGGTTTTGAAAAAGGACTGACTGGAATGAAAGTGAATGAGAAAAAAACAATTGAAATCCCTATGGCTGAAGCCTACGGTGATGTTCAAAAAGAATTGTTCCATAAAGTTGAACGCAATCAACTGCCAGAAGAAATCAAACCAGAAGTAGGAATGGGATTGATGGCAAAAAATCCAGATGGGTCTGAGCGTCAATTGCGCGTTGCAGATGTGAAGGATGATTTTATCATTGTAGATGCCAATCACCCACTTGCCGGACAAGACCTAGTATTTGAACTAGAAGTTGTCGGTATCAACTAG
- a CDS encoding PH domain-containing protein has protein sequence MSFIDKMLGNAGEVTAEELLKEYGHLLIEGETIEMGFVLFRDVFLFTTKRLILIDKQGLTGKKMDMKSMPYKSISRFSLETAGTFDRDAELKIWISSENLPSVSKKFSKAVDVYKVQRLLATKTC, from the coding sequence ATGAGTTTTATAGATAAAATGTTAGGTAATGCAGGAGAAGTTACTGCAGAAGAATTGTTGAAAGAATATGGACATCTCCTTATTGAAGGCGAAACTATTGAAATGGGATTTGTCCTTTTTAGAGATGTATTCCTGTTTACCACAAAGCGCTTGATCTTGATTGACAAACAAGGGCTCACGGGAAAAAAAATGGACATGAAGTCCATGCCTTACAAAAGCATCTCAAGATTCTCACTGGAGACTGCTGGGACCTTTGACCGTGATGCAGAACTTAAAATCTGGATCTCAAGCGAGAACTTGCCCAGTGTAAGTAAGAAATTCTCAAAGGCAGTAGATGTTTATAAGGTACAAAGACTGCTGGCGACGAAGACATGCTAG
- a CDS encoding bacteriorhodopsin-like, whose protein sequence is MKSLLLSLDVAQMATDDYVGFTFFVGSMAMMAASAFFFLSLSNFNTKWRTSVLVSGLITFIAAVHYFYMRDYYSSFDESPTFFRYVDWVLTVPLMCVEFYLILKVAGAKVGLMWKLIFLSVVMLVTGYFGEVVALGNPTAQWVWGLISGIAYFVIVYIIWFGEAKKLAVSAGGSVLKAHKILCWFVLVGWAIYPLGYILGTEGGLFGLQLVEDPKAAQESMDVVYNIGDAINKIGFGLVIYALATSSMKEKETA, encoded by the coding sequence ATGAAATCTTTACTTTTAAGTTTGGACGTAGCGCAAATGGCTACCGACGATTATGTTGGTTTTACCTTTTTTGTAGGTAGTATGGCCATGATGGCCGCCAGCGCATTCTTCTTTTTGTCATTGAGTAATTTCAATACTAAATGGAGAACATCTGTGTTAGTTTCTGGTTTGATAACCTTTATTGCAGCAGTGCATTACTTCTACATGAGAGATTATTATTCCTCATTTGACGAGTCTCCAACGTTTTTTAGATACGTTGACTGGGTATTGACCGTGCCACTTATGTGTGTGGAGTTTTATCTTATTTTAAAGGTAGCTGGTGCAAAAGTAGGCTTGATGTGGAAGTTGATTTTCCTATCTGTAGTCATGCTGGTAACAGGATACTTTGGCGAGGTTGTAGCTTTAGGAAACCCGACAGCGCAATGGGTTTGGGGATTGATCTCAGGTATCGCATACTTTGTGATCGTTTACATCATCTGGTTTGGTGAGGCTAAGAAACTTGCCGTATCTGCAGGTGGGTCCGTCTTAAAAGCGCACAAAATACTTTGTTGGTTCGTTCTTGTTGGATGGGCGATCTATCCACTAGGATACATTTTAGGAACTGAAGGTGGTTTATTCGGTCTACAGTTAGTAGAAGATCCTAAGGCGGCTCAAGAGTCTATGGATGTGGTGTACAACATAGGAGATGCCATTAACAAAATCGGTTTTGGTCTAGTAATTTATGCTCTGGCAACGAGCTCTATGAAGGAGAAAGAAACCGCATAA
- the ffh gene encoding signal recognition particle protein, whose protein sequence is MFDNLTDKLDKAMHVLKGHGSITEVNVADTLKEIRRALVDADVNYKIAKEFTATAKQKALGQGVLTTLKPGQLLTKIVKDELTELMGGSVEGINLSGNPSIILMSGLQGSGKTTFSGKLANFLKTKKSKKPLLVACDIYRPAAIDQLHVVGEQIGVEVFSNRDEKDPVKISQAAIAYAKQNGFNAVIIDTAGRLAIDEQMMTEIADVHAAVKPHETLFVVDSMTGQDAVNTAKAFNERLNFDGVVLTKLDGDTRGGAALSIKSVVDKPIKFIGTGEKMEAIDVFYPERMADRILGMGDVVSLVERAQEQFDEEEARKLSKKIAKNQFGFDDFLNQIQQIKKMGNMKDLMGMIPGAGKMLKDVDIDDDAFKGIEAIIHSMTVQERTQPQVINGSRKKRIAAGSGTSVTEVNQLLKQFDQMSKMMKMMQGGKGKAMMQAMSKMR, encoded by the coding sequence ATGTTTGATAATTTAACGGATAAGCTGGACAAAGCGATGCACGTCCTTAAGGGACACGGTAGCATCACAGAAGTCAACGTTGCAGATACACTAAAAGAAATACGTCGCGCACTCGTAGATGCCGATGTCAATTATAAAATTGCCAAAGAATTTACCGCAACGGCAAAGCAAAAGGCACTAGGTCAAGGCGTTCTCACAACCCTCAAACCGGGACAGCTGCTTACTAAAATTGTCAAGGACGAGTTAACAGAACTAATGGGCGGCTCTGTAGAGGGCATCAATCTTTCTGGTAACCCTAGCATCATCTTGATGTCTGGTCTACAAGGTTCTGGTAAAACGACCTTTTCTGGTAAACTGGCTAACTTCCTTAAAACCAAAAAGAGTAAAAAACCTTTGTTGGTTGCCTGCGATATCTATCGTCCTGCGGCGATCGACCAGCTGCACGTTGTAGGTGAACAAATAGGTGTTGAAGTATTTTCCAATCGTGATGAGAAAGATCCTGTAAAGATCTCTCAAGCCGCGATCGCCTATGCCAAGCAAAACGGATTTAATGCGGTGATTATAGATACCGCTGGTCGACTTGCCATTGATGAGCAAATGATGACTGAGATTGCAGACGTTCATGCTGCGGTCAAACCACACGAGACCTTATTTGTAGTAGATTCCATGACGGGTCAGGATGCGGTCAATACGGCCAAGGCCTTTAACGAGCGCCTAAATTTTGATGGTGTCGTCTTAACTAAGCTTGATGGTGATACTCGCGGTGGTGCGGCCTTGTCGATCAAGTCTGTCGTGGACAAGCCTATCAAGTTTATTGGTACTGGTGAGAAAATGGAAGCGATCGATGTGTTCTATCCAGAACGTATGGCAGATCGTATTCTGGGAATGGGTGATGTCGTATCACTGGTAGAGCGTGCCCAAGAGCAGTTTGATGAAGAGGAAGCCCGCAAGCTGAGTAAGAAGATTGCTAAAAATCAATTCGGGTTTGATGATTTCTTGAACCAGATCCAGCAGATCAAGAAAATGGGAAACATGAAGGATCTCATGGGAATGATTCCTGGCGCTGGTAAAATGTTGAAAGATGTGGATATTGACGATGATGCCTTTAAAGGTATTGAAGCCATTATCCATTCCATGACCGTGCAGGAAAGAACACAGCCACAAGTCATCAACGGCTCCCGTAAAAAACGCATTGCTGCCGGTAGTGGTACGTCAGTAACAGAGGTCAATCAGCTGTTAAAACAATTTGACCAGATGAGTAAAATGATGAAGATGATGCAAGGCGGCAAAGGCAAGGCGATGATGCAGGCCATGAGTAAAATGAGGTAA